A genomic window from Micromonospora violae includes:
- a CDS encoding GNAT family N-acetyltransferase produces MDAEITLTELTADLVPSVVQLCQQALDLPEDAAEAAAIVDVLWPRAAAADRPVVGLGAYRGADLVGVLLCSMSSAEPGIGHVDLVAVRADQRRRGIGRALLQRAEQVLAERGATEVLLAGNPPYYAWPGIDVRYTPAVCAALALGYQQDRTAWNMTADLSYDGSPALRSTEAAERRLADQGVTVRRAEPTDLPALTAFARSTFGGTWDGELAGSVGRADVGCHLAERDGEVLGFAAYGSSRPSWFGPMGTAPAAEGSGIGGVLLRRCLRDQRAAGLDRAQIGWVGPVPFYSGSAGARIERVFFLYRRTLPKA; encoded by the coding sequence ATGGACGCCGAGATCACCCTCACCGAGCTGACCGCCGACCTGGTCCCCAGCGTCGTGCAGCTCTGCCAGCAGGCGCTGGACCTGCCCGAGGACGCCGCCGAAGCGGCAGCCATCGTGGACGTGCTCTGGCCCCGGGCCGCCGCCGCCGACCGGCCGGTGGTCGGGCTGGGCGCGTACCGGGGTGCGGACCTGGTCGGGGTGCTGCTCTGCTCGATGTCGTCGGCCGAGCCGGGGATCGGGCACGTGGACCTGGTCGCGGTCCGTGCGGATCAACGCCGTCGGGGCATCGGCCGGGCGCTGCTCCAGCGGGCCGAGCAGGTGCTCGCCGAGCGCGGGGCGACCGAGGTGCTGTTGGCCGGGAATCCGCCGTACTACGCGTGGCCGGGCATCGACGTCCGCTACACCCCGGCGGTCTGCGCGGCCCTCGCGCTCGGCTACCAGCAGGACCGGACCGCCTGGAACATGACCGCGGACCTGTCGTACGACGGGTCGCCGGCGCTGCGGTCCACCGAGGCGGCGGAGCGGCGGCTGGCCGATCAGGGCGTCACCGTTCGGCGGGCGGAGCCGACGGACCTGCCGGCGCTGACGGCGTTCGCCCGGTCCACCTTCGGTGGCACGTGGGATGGCGAGTTGGCCGGATCGGTGGGGCGCGCCGACGTCGGTTGCCACCTGGCGGAGCGGGACGGCGAGGTGCTCGGCTTCGCCGCGTACGGGTCGTCCCGGCCGAGTTGGTTCGGGCCGATGGGCACCGCGCCGGCCGCGGAGGGGTCGGGCATCGGCGGGGTGCTGTTGCGGCGCTGCCTGCGCGACCAGCGGGCGGCGGGGCTGGACCGGGCACAGATCGGCTGGGTGGGTCCGGTGCCGTTCTATTCGGGCAGCGCGGGTGCGCGGATCGAACGGGTCTTCTTCCTGTACCGGCGCACCCTACCGAAGGCGTAA
- the groL gene encoding chaperonin GroEL (60 kDa chaperone family; promotes refolding of misfolded polypeptides especially under stressful conditions; forms two stacked rings of heptamers to form a barrel-shaped 14mer; ends can be capped by GroES; misfolded proteins enter the barrel where they are refolded when GroES binds) — protein sequence MAKMIAFDEEARRGLERGMNQLADAVKVTLGPKGRNVVLEKKWGAPTITNDGVSIAKEIELEDPYEKIGAELVKEVAKKTDDVAGDGTTTATVLAQALVREGLRNVAAGANPMALKRGIEAAVASVSEELSKLAKDVETKEQIASTASISAGDSTVGEIIAEAMDKVGKEGVITVEESNTFGLELELTEGMRFDKGYISAYFMTDPERMEAVFDDPYILIANSKISSVKDLLPILEKVMQSGKPLLIIAEDLEGEALATLVVNKVRGTFKSVAVKAPGFGDRRKAMLTDIAILAGGQVISEEVGLKLDAASLDMLGRARKVVVTKDETTIVDGAGDAEQIQGRVNQIRAEIDKSDSDYDREKLQERLAKLAGGVAVIKVGAATEVELKERKHRIEDAVRNAKAAVEEGIVPGGGVALVQAGKTAFDKLDLVGDEATGANIVKVALDAPLRQIAVNAGLEGGVVVEKVRNIEAGHGLNAANGEYVDLLAAGIIDPAKVTRSALQNAASIAALFLTTEAVVADKPEKTPAAPAGPGGGDMDF from the coding sequence ATGGCCAAGATGATCGCGTTCGACGAAGAGGCGCGCCGCGGCCTCGAGCGGGGCATGAACCAGCTCGCCGACGCCGTAAAGGTGACCCTCGGCCCCAAGGGCCGCAACGTCGTGCTCGAGAAGAAGTGGGGTGCCCCCACCATCACCAACGATGGTGTGAGCATCGCCAAGGAGATCGAGCTCGAGGACCCGTACGAGAAGATCGGCGCTGAGCTGGTCAAGGAGGTCGCCAAGAAGACCGACGACGTTGCCGGTGACGGCACGACGACGGCGACCGTCCTGGCCCAGGCCCTGGTTCGCGAGGGCCTGCGCAACGTGGCCGCCGGCGCCAACCCGATGGCCCTGAAGCGGGGCATCGAGGCTGCGGTCGCGAGCGTCTCGGAGGAGCTGTCCAAGCTCGCCAAGGACGTCGAGACCAAGGAGCAGATCGCCTCCACCGCCTCCATCTCTGCTGGCGACAGCACCGTCGGCGAGATCATCGCCGAGGCGATGGACAAGGTCGGCAAGGAAGGCGTCATCACCGTCGAGGAGAGCAACACCTTCGGGCTGGAGCTGGAGCTCACCGAGGGTATGCGCTTCGACAAGGGCTACATCTCGGCCTACTTCATGACCGACCCGGAGCGTATGGAGGCCGTCTTCGACGACCCGTACATCCTGATCGCCAACAGCAAGATCTCGTCGGTGAAGGACCTGCTCCCGATCCTGGAGAAGGTCATGCAGTCGGGCAAGCCGCTGCTGATCATCGCCGAGGACCTGGAGGGCGAGGCGCTCGCCACCCTGGTGGTCAACAAGGTCCGTGGCACCTTCAAGTCGGTCGCCGTCAAGGCGCCGGGCTTCGGTGACCGCCGCAAGGCCATGCTGACCGACATCGCCATCCTCGCCGGTGGCCAGGTCATCAGCGAGGAGGTCGGCCTCAAGCTCGACGCCGCCAGCCTCGACATGCTGGGCCGCGCCCGCAAGGTCGTGGTGACCAAGGACGAGACCACCATCGTCGACGGTGCCGGTGACGCCGAGCAGATCCAGGGCCGGGTCAACCAGATCCGGGCCGAGATCGACAAGAGCGACTCCGACTACGACCGGGAGAAGCTGCAGGAGCGGCTGGCCAAGCTGGCCGGCGGCGTTGCGGTCATCAAGGTCGGCGCGGCCACCGAGGTCGAGCTCAAGGAGCGCAAGCACCGCATCGAGGACGCCGTTCGCAACGCGAAGGCGGCCGTCGAGGAGGGCATCGTCCCGGGTGGTGGCGTCGCGCTGGTGCAGGCCGGCAAGACCGCCTTCGACAAGCTCGACCTGGTCGGCGACGAGGCGACCGGTGCGAACATCGTCAAGGTCGCGCTGGACGCCCCGCTGCGGCAGATCGCCGTCAACGCCGGCCTTGAGGGCGGCGTTGTGGTGGAGAAGGTCCGCAACATCGAAGCGGGTCACGGTCTCAACGCCGCCAACGGCGAGTATGTCGACCTGCTGGCCGCGGGCATCATCGACCCGGCCAAGGTGACGCGCTCGGCGCTGCAGAACGCCGCCTCCATCGCGGCGCTCTTCCTCACCACCGAGGCTGTTGTCGCGGACAAGCCGGAGAAGACCCCGGCTGCCCCGGCTGGCCCGGGTGGCGGGGACATGGACTTCTGA
- a CDS encoding cold-shock protein, translating into MAQGTVKWFNAEKGYGFIAVDGGQDVFVHFSAIEMDGYKALDDGQRVEFEIAQGQKGPQAERVHVIG; encoded by the coding sequence GTGGCACAGGGCACCGTGAAATGGTTCAACGCCGAAAAGGGCTACGGCTTCATCGCCGTCGACGGCGGTCAGGACGTGTTCGTCCACTTCTCCGCGATCGAGATGGACGGTTACAAGGCGCTGGACGACGGTCAGCGGGTCGAGTTCGAGATCGCCCAGGGCCAGAAGGGTCCGCAGGCGGAGCGGGTTCACGTCATCGGCTGA
- a CDS encoding GNAT family N-acetyltransferase, producing MTTDTGSPLRQAQIRRVRPADAARMRALRLEMLADAPLAFLETLADAAARPHNEYAARVAYTSAGPNNGQFVADLGGGRLVGHAGGTTAPNEPGLTVIYAVYVTPNWRGSGLLGELIDGVAAWSRDCGRPELLLEVVVGNDRAYRAYQRLGFTDTGVRVPHPTIPALTELQMRRTA from the coding sequence ATGACCACCGACACGGGCTCGCCCCTGCGGCAGGCGCAGATCCGCCGGGTTCGGCCGGCGGACGCCGCCCGGATGCGGGCGCTGCGCCTGGAGATGCTCGCCGACGCACCGCTGGCCTTCCTGGAGACCCTGGCGGACGCGGCAGCCCGACCGCACAACGAGTACGCCGCGCGGGTCGCCTACACCTCCGCCGGCCCGAACAACGGACAGTTCGTCGCGGACCTGGGCGGCGGCCGGCTGGTCGGGCACGCGGGCGGGACCACAGCTCCCAACGAACCCGGGCTGACCGTGATCTACGCCGTGTACGTCACGCCCAACTGGCGGGGCAGCGGCCTGCTCGGCGAGCTGATCGACGGCGTGGCCGCCTGGTCACGCGACTGCGGCCGACCGGAGCTGCTGCTGGAGGTGGTGGTCGGCAACGACCGCGCCTACCGGGCCTACCAGCGCCTGGGCTTCACCGACACCGGCGTACGGGTCCCCCACCCCACCATCCCCGCCCTGACCGAACTACAGATGCGCAGAACCGCCTAA
- the paaN gene encoding phenylacetic acid degradation protein PaaN, which yields MTETPHPLYDRHADTLNRALTAITERGYWSAYPESPSPRVYGETAAADGKAAFEAYLGGDFPLDQPGSGARVATETSPFGLELAVRYPHAGTGELVSAASAALPTWRDAGPQARVGVCLEILDRLHKHIFELANAVQFTSGQAFVMAFQAGGAHALDRALEALAYAYAEMTRHPGTAGWEKAAGKGDPLRMTKTFHVVPRGVALVIGCNTFPTWNSYPGLFASLVTGNPVIVKPHPRAVLPLAITVKYAREVLAEAGFDPNLIMLAAEAPGEKLASDLALHRAVKIVDFTGSTEYGDWLETHARQASVYTEKAGLNTVVIDSTDDFAGMCRNLGFTLTLYSGQMCTTSQNILIPAGGIETDQGHKSFDEVAGGIAAAVGKLTADPARGVELTGAIVNDGVLERLAEVTKVGEPVLESRAVAHPSYADAVVRTPTIVKLTADDAETYGREWFGPISFAIATDSTAHSLELLRRTVGEKGALTAGVYSTDEAVLDAAEAVAVEVGVHLSCNLTGGVFVNQSAAFSDFHGSGANAAANSALTDGAYVANRFRIVQSRRHV from the coding sequence ATGACGGAGACCCCGCATCCCCTGTACGACAGGCACGCCGACACCCTCAACCGCGCGCTGACCGCGATCACGGAGCGGGGCTACTGGTCCGCCTACCCGGAATCCCCCAGCCCCCGGGTGTACGGCGAGACCGCCGCCGCCGACGGTAAGGCCGCCTTCGAGGCGTACCTCGGTGGCGACTTTCCGCTCGACCAGCCCGGCAGCGGCGCACGGGTCGCGACCGAGACGAGCCCGTTCGGGTTGGAGTTGGCGGTGCGTTACCCGCACGCCGGCACCGGCGAGCTGGTCAGCGCCGCTTCCGCCGCGCTGCCGACGTGGCGCGACGCCGGCCCGCAGGCCCGGGTGGGCGTCTGCCTGGAGATCCTCGACCGGCTGCACAAGCACATCTTCGAGCTGGCCAACGCGGTGCAGTTCACCAGCGGGCAGGCATTCGTGATGGCCTTCCAGGCCGGCGGCGCGCACGCGCTGGACCGGGCGCTGGAAGCGCTGGCGTACGCGTACGCCGAGATGACCCGGCATCCGGGCACGGCGGGCTGGGAGAAGGCCGCCGGCAAGGGTGACCCGCTGCGGATGACCAAGACGTTCCACGTGGTGCCGCGTGGGGTGGCGCTGGTGATCGGGTGCAACACCTTCCCGACCTGGAACTCGTACCCCGGCCTGTTCGCCTCGCTGGTCACCGGCAACCCGGTGATCGTCAAGCCACACCCGCGCGCGGTGCTGCCGCTGGCCATCACCGTGAAGTACGCCCGGGAGGTGCTCGCCGAGGCCGGGTTCGACCCGAACCTGATCATGCTGGCGGCCGAGGCGCCCGGTGAGAAGCTCGCCAGCGACCTGGCCCTGCACCGCGCCGTCAAGATCGTCGACTTCACCGGCTCCACCGAATACGGCGACTGGTTGGAGACGCACGCCCGGCAGGCGTCGGTCTACACCGAGAAGGCCGGCCTCAACACCGTCGTCATCGACTCCACCGACGACTTCGCCGGCATGTGCCGCAACCTCGGTTTCACGCTGACCCTCTACAGCGGGCAGATGTGCACCACCTCGCAGAACATCCTCATCCCGGCCGGGGGCATCGAGACCGACCAGGGGCACAAGAGCTTCGACGAGGTGGCCGGCGGGATCGCCGCCGCCGTCGGCAAGCTCACCGCGGACCCGGCCCGGGGCGTGGAGCTGACCGGGGCCATCGTCAACGACGGTGTGCTGGAGCGGCTGGCCGAGGTGACGAAGGTCGGCGAGCCGGTGCTGGAGTCGCGGGCGGTGGCCCACCCGTCGTACGCCGACGCGGTGGTGCGTACCCCGACGATCGTGAAGCTGACCGCGGACGACGCGGAGACGTACGGCCGGGAGTGGTTCGGGCCGATCTCGTTCGCCATCGCGACCGACTCCACCGCGCACAGCCTGGAGTTGCTGCGCCGGACGGTCGGCGAGAAGGGCGCGCTCACCGCCGGGGTCTACTCGACCGACGAGGCGGTGCTGGACGCCGCCGAGGCGGTGGCGGTCGAGGTCGGGGTGCACCTGTCCTGCAACCTCACCGGCGGTGTCTTCGTCAACCAGTCGGCGGCGTTCTCCGACTTCCACGGCAGTGGGGCCAACGCGGCGGCCAACTCGGCCCTGACCGACGGCGCCTACGTGGCGAACCGGTTCCGGATCGTGCAGTCGCGGCGTCACGTGTAG
- a CDS encoding GNAT family N-acetyltransferase, translating into MSITIASFDGADRASVDEAYRIGSAANDADLPDFPPFCRRRFDALFHTPMPGTRSLWALARLDGVPAGYLQLDLPQLDNTDNATAELLVHPELRRRGVGRALHEYGVRLLRAHGRKRVVAMAVSALPDGPARSVAGDAFAAATGAEPALAEVRRRLDVGAIDRVALRAALAEARPRAEGYHSVCWQGAIPPEYVADVAYLDGRLLIDAPMGDVQWEPEQIDAERIRGNERALEARGRRRYHLGIRHEESGRLVAWTLLDVGAAADWHAFQQITIVDPAHRGHRLGLIAKAENLHHLLTHEPAVQVIDTWNAASNSYMVAINEQLGFRPVDAWTDWQLTL; encoded by the coding sequence ATGAGCATCACGATCGCGTCGTTCGACGGCGCTGACCGGGCGTCGGTCGACGAGGCGTACCGGATCGGGTCGGCGGCCAACGACGCCGATCTGCCGGACTTCCCGCCCTTCTGCCGGCGTCGCTTCGACGCCCTGTTCCACACGCCGATGCCCGGCACCCGGTCGCTCTGGGCGCTGGCCCGACTGGATGGCGTGCCGGCCGGCTACCTCCAACTGGACCTGCCGCAGCTCGACAACACCGACAACGCCACCGCCGAGCTGCTGGTGCATCCCGAGCTGCGGCGACGGGGGGTCGGCCGGGCCCTGCACGAGTACGGGGTGCGCCTGCTGCGCGCACACGGGCGCAAGCGGGTGGTGGCGATGGCCGTCTCCGCGCTGCCCGACGGGCCGGCCCGCAGCGTGGCCGGCGATGCGTTCGCCGCCGCGACCGGAGCCGAACCCGCCCTCGCCGAGGTGCGTCGCCGGCTCGACGTCGGCGCGATCGACCGGGTCGCGTTGCGGGCGGCGCTGGCCGAAGCCCGCCCGCGGGCCGAGGGCTACCACTCGGTCTGCTGGCAGGGGGCGATCCCACCGGAGTACGTCGCCGACGTCGCCTACCTCGACGGCCGGCTGCTGATCGACGCGCCCATGGGCGACGTGCAGTGGGAGCCGGAGCAGATCGACGCCGAACGCATCCGGGGCAACGAACGGGCGCTGGAGGCCCGGGGTCGGCGGCGCTACCACCTGGGGATCCGGCACGAGGAGTCCGGCCGGCTCGTCGCCTGGACCCTGCTGGACGTGGGCGCCGCCGCCGACTGGCACGCGTTCCAGCAGATCACCATCGTCGACCCGGCGCACCGGGGGCACCGGCTCGGCCTCATCGCCAAGGCGGAGAACCTGCACCATCTGCTCACCCACGAACCGGCGGTACAGGTGATCGACACCTGGAACGCGGCCAGCAACAGCTACATGGTGGCGATCAACGAACAGCTCGGCTTCCGTCCGGTGGACGCCTGGACCGACTGGCAGCTCACGCTCTGA
- the thrC gene encoding threonine synthase — MTSTLVPAGIDTSASPARALVCRACSARYPLAAQHACYECFGPLEVDYEAAALATVTREQIEAGPNNIWRYAALLPAGQDPATRVTLDPGLTPLVAAPHLAAELGITAPLWVKDDSANPTHSFKDRVVSVALTAAKALGFTRFACASTGNLANSVAAHAARAGVPSVVFIPSDLEQGKVITTAVYGGELVAIDGSYDDVNRLCGELVETDEFEDTAFVNVNVRPYYAEGSKTLGYEVAEQLGWRIPAQVVIPMASGELLTKIDKAFSELVEIGLVEAPADGWKVFGAQSAGCNPIATALHADTDTIIPVKPTGIAKSLNIGDPAAGLYALEAVRRTGGWMEYADDDEIRAGIRDLARTTGVFAETAGGVTVAVLRKLVESGRLDPTAETVVFNTGEGLKTIDAVAGQVGPTHHIKPSLRAARDAGLLG; from the coding sequence ATGACGTCGACGCTCGTCCCCGCTGGCATCGACACCTCGGCCAGCCCCGCCCGCGCCCTGGTCTGCCGCGCCTGCTCGGCGCGCTACCCGCTCGCCGCCCAGCACGCCTGTTACGAGTGTTTCGGCCCGTTGGAGGTCGACTACGAGGCCGCCGCACTGGCCACCGTCACCCGCGAGCAGATCGAGGCCGGCCCGAACAACATCTGGCGGTACGCCGCCCTGCTCCCCGCCGGTCAGGACCCGGCCACCCGGGTCACCCTCGACCCGGGGCTGACCCCGTTGGTGGCGGCCCCGCACCTCGCCGCCGAGCTGGGCATCACCGCGCCGCTCTGGGTCAAGGACGACAGCGCCAACCCCACCCACTCGTTCAAGGACCGGGTCGTCTCGGTGGCGCTCACCGCCGCCAAGGCGCTCGGCTTCACCCGGTTCGCCTGCGCGTCGACCGGCAACCTGGCCAACTCGGTGGCCGCCCACGCCGCCCGCGCCGGGGTGCCCTCGGTGGTCTTCATCCCCAGCGACCTGGAGCAGGGCAAGGTCATCACCACCGCCGTCTACGGCGGCGAACTGGTCGCCATCGACGGCTCCTACGACGATGTCAACCGGCTCTGCGGCGAGCTGGTGGAGACGGACGAATTCGAGGACACCGCGTTCGTCAACGTGAACGTGCGGCCGTACTACGCGGAGGGCTCCAAGACCCTCGGCTACGAGGTGGCCGAGCAGCTCGGCTGGCGGATCCCGGCGCAGGTGGTCATTCCGATGGCCAGCGGCGAGCTGCTCACCAAGATTGACAAGGCGTTCTCCGAGCTGGTGGAGATCGGCCTGGTCGAGGCGCCAGCCGACGGCTGGAAGGTCTTCGGCGCGCAGTCCGCCGGCTGCAACCCGATCGCGACCGCCCTGCACGCCGACACCGACACGATCATCCCGGTCAAGCCGACCGGCATCGCCAAGTCACTCAACATCGGCGACCCGGCGGCCGGCCTCTACGCCCTGGAGGCGGTCCGCCGCACCGGCGGCTGGATGGAGTACGCCGACGACGACGAGATCCGCGCGGGCATCCGCGATCTGGCCCGCACCACCGGGGTCTTCGCCGAAACCGCAGGTGGGGTGACCGTGGCGGTGCTGCGCAAGCTGGTCGAGTCCGGTCGGCTCGACCCGACGGCGGAGACCGTCGTGTTCAACACCGGCGAGGGTCTGAAGACCATCGACGCAGTGGCCGGTCAGGTCGGGCCGACCCACCACATCAAGCCCTCGCTGCGCGCCGCCCGCGACGCCGGCCTCCTCGGCTGA
- a CDS encoding DMT family transporter, translating to MRSRATAYPLVAVLGWGVMFPILASALNWVDPLNLTTARYLLAVVVLVAILLLREGAGALRPGGRAREVVVLGVVGFAGFNLLTSLALEHAAPQQISLFVATTPVITQLVRWARDGVRPKPLLLALSLVALVGVGLVITRGSLAGLGQFGLGGLMMIGAVLGWGIYTHGASRFGEWSPLRFTTLTALAGTVAMLVLSIGADAVGWQHAPGAADLAAVAPQLAYAALVGAVIAVLAWNTGVQRLGAANAALFMNLVPVITFAVQIVRGYRPEPVELVGAAITIAALIAANLAARPRSASLPRPSAVTDPIAVTDPVAVSAR from the coding sequence ATGCGATCCCGCGCCACCGCGTACCCACTGGTCGCCGTGCTCGGTTGGGGCGTGATGTTCCCGATCCTGGCCAGCGCGCTCAACTGGGTCGACCCGCTCAACCTGACCACCGCGCGCTACCTGCTGGCCGTCGTCGTCCTGGTCGCCATCCTGCTGCTCCGCGAGGGTGCCGGCGCGCTGCGGCCTGGTGGCCGGGCCCGGGAGGTGGTGGTCCTCGGAGTGGTCGGCTTCGCCGGCTTCAACCTGCTCACCAGCCTTGCGCTCGAACACGCCGCCCCACAGCAGATCTCACTCTTCGTCGCCACCACCCCGGTGATCACCCAGCTCGTCCGTTGGGCCCGCGACGGCGTACGCCCGAAGCCCCTCCTGCTGGCCCTCTCCCTGGTGGCGCTCGTCGGAGTCGGCCTGGTGATCACGCGGGGGAGCCTGGCCGGGCTCGGCCAGTTCGGCCTCGGTGGGCTGATGATGATCGGCGCGGTGCTGGGTTGGGGCATCTACACCCACGGTGCCAGCCGGTTCGGCGAGTGGTCGCCGCTGCGCTTCACCACCCTGACCGCGCTCGCCGGCACGGTCGCCATGCTCGTCCTGAGCATCGGCGCCGACGCCGTCGGCTGGCAGCACGCACCGGGCGCCGCCGACCTCGCGGCGGTCGCCCCGCAGTTGGCGTACGCCGCGCTCGTGGGCGCCGTGATCGCGGTCCTGGCCTGGAACACCGGCGTGCAGCGACTCGGCGCCGCCAACGCCGCGCTGTTCATGAACCTGGTCCCGGTGATCACTTTCGCGGTGCAGATCGTCCGCGGCTACCGCCCCGAACCCGTCGAGCTGGTCGGGGCCGCCATCACGATCGCCGCCCTGATCGCCGCGAACCTGGCCGCCCGGCCCCGGAGCGCATCGCTGCCCCGGCCGAGCGCGGTAACGGACCCGATCGCGGTGACCGACCCCGTGGCCGTGAGCGCCCGGTGA
- a CDS encoding ArsR/SmtB family transcription factor has translation MEPHEPDLTAVPVTSVLAALADDVRLQIVRALAEGGEAACGSFDFGVSKATRSHHLKVLREAGLTRTRAAGTSRLVRLRRDELDKLYPGLLDAVLGTRTSA, from the coding sequence ATGGAGCCGCACGAGCCCGACCTGACCGCCGTACCGGTCACCAGCGTGTTGGCCGCACTCGCCGACGACGTGCGGCTACAGATCGTCCGGGCGCTCGCCGAGGGCGGCGAGGCCGCCTGCGGCAGCTTCGACTTCGGCGTCTCCAAGGCGACCCGCAGTCACCACCTCAAGGTGCTGCGCGAGGCGGGCCTGACCCGCACCCGGGCCGCCGGCACCAGCCGACTGGTCCGGCTGCGCCGCGACGAGCTGGACAAGCTCTACCCCGGCCTGCTGGACGCGGTCCTCGGCACCCGCACGTCGGCCTGA
- a CDS encoding DoxX family protein produces the protein MNVSRLGGPILSLFRIVIGLLFALHGLTSVFGLFGGNPMTGQAVPVGTWPGWWAALIQLVCGALVLAGLFTRPAALLASGSMAYAYFVVHQPDHLLPLRNGGELSALFCWSFLLIAALGPGSWALDTLLARRRDVQSAPAASMAESTSIVV, from the coding sequence ATGAACGTCTCTCGGCTCGGCGGGCCGATCCTGTCCCTGTTCCGCATCGTGATCGGTCTGCTGTTCGCGTTGCATGGCTTGACCTCGGTGTTCGGGTTGTTCGGCGGCAACCCGATGACCGGCCAAGCGGTGCCGGTCGGCACCTGGCCGGGCTGGTGGGCCGCCCTGATCCAGCTGGTCTGCGGCGCACTGGTGCTGGCTGGGCTCTTCACCCGACCCGCCGCTCTTCTCGCATCCGGCTCGATGGCGTACGCCTACTTCGTCGTGCACCAGCCCGATCATTTGCTGCCGTTGCGCAACGGTGGTGAGCTGTCGGCGCTCTTCTGCTGGTCATTCCTGCTGATCGCGGCCCTCGGCCCGGGTTCTTGGGCGCTCGACACGCTGCTCGCACGTCGCCGCGACGTTCAGTCCGCGCCGGCGGCGTCGATGGCCGAGAGCACCTCGATCGTTGTTTGA
- a CDS encoding winged helix-turn-helix domain-containing protein gives MSVTPFYERIATEIRDRIKSGDLKPGDKLPSISELCAHYGVSTQVIRSAMLTLRAEGLVEGHQGRGVFVRDRADGQR, from the coding sequence ATGTCAGTCACGCCGTTCTACGAGCGCATAGCCACCGAGATCCGCGATCGGATCAAGTCGGGCGACCTGAAGCCTGGCGACAAGCTGCCGTCCATTTCCGAACTGTGCGCCCACTACGGGGTTTCTACCCAGGTCATCCGCTCGGCCATGCTGACGCTTCGCGCCGAGGGCCTGGTCGAGGGGCATCAGGGTCGCGGCGTCTTCGTACGGGATCGAGCCGACGGCCAACGGTAG
- a CDS encoding DivIVA domain-containing protein, whose protein sequence is MLYLTRRRLLPQHVRAATFGVRRWRGLDPTQVYGYLALVADELERLTRDLTTANTEGERIRQALRQWQSRHTDCRHTSTAPNSRWSR, encoded by the coding sequence GTGCTCTACCTGACCAGGCGGCGCCTGCTCCCCCAGCACGTCCGCGCTGCCACCTTCGGCGTCCGCCGGTGGCGCGGCCTCGACCCCACCCAGGTGTACGGCTACCTCGCCCTTGTCGCCGACGAACTGGAACGGCTCACCCGCGATCTCACCACCGCCAACACCGAGGGTGAACGCATCCGGCAGGCCCTGCGGCAGTGGCAGTCGCGGCACACCGACTGTCGGCACACCTCGACGGCACCGAACAGCCGGTGGTCCCGGTGA